A single genomic interval of Hevea brasiliensis isolate MT/VB/25A 57/8 chromosome 4, ASM3005281v1, whole genome shotgun sequence harbors:
- the LOC110659500 gene encoding transcription factor MYB13, translated as MVRAPCCEKMGLKKGPWTPEEDKILISHIQKYGHSNWRALPKLAGLLRCGKSCRLRWINYLRPDIKRGNFTEEEEETIIKLHEMLGNRWSAIAAKLPGRTDNEIKNVWHTHLKKKLKQKQDSKSNNQELYVTVPKCEEISVSNLSESENSNVPTLPGLPESPGRHSPMSPQPSSSSDLSTVTETSDATAETDNIEVENMDSSEMIFPVINEDFWSEADLFENSSMELASDIMVPSGFYGNGPTSIDDDMDFWYNLFVIAGGIEELL; from the exons ATGGTGAGAGCTCCTTGCTGTGAGAAGATGGGATTGAAGAAAGGGCCATGGACACCCGAAGAAGATAAGATTTTGATTTCCCACATTCAAAAATATGGCCATAGCAATTGGCGTGCACTGCCTAAGCTAGCTG GTTTATTAAGATGTGGGAAGAGTTGCAGACTCCGATGGATAAACTATTTAAGACCAGACATTAAGAGAGGAAACTTCACCGAGGAAGAAGAGGAAACCATCATCAAGTTACATGAAATGCTGGGAAATAG GTGGTCAGCAATTGCAGCGAAATTACCAGGAAGGACAGATAATGAGATTAAGAATGTGTGGCACACCCACTTGAAGAAGAAGCTCAAACAAAAGCAAGACTCCAAATCCAATAATCAAGAACTATATGTGACAGTACCAAAATGTGAAGAAATCAGTGTCAGTAACCTATCAGAATCTGAGAATTCCAACGTTCCAACTCTTCCGGGATTACCTGAAAGTCCAGGCCGACATTCACCAATGTCCCCTCAACCCTCTTCTAGCAGTGACCTTTCCACCGTAACGGAGACCTCAGATGCCACAGCAGAAACAGACAACATTGAGGTTGAAAATATGGACTCATCGGAGATGATCTTTCCGGTGATTAACGAAGATTTTTGGTCAGAAGCAGACTTGTTTGAGAATTCCAGCATGGAATTGGCATCAGATATTATGGTACCTTCAGGATTTTATGGCAACGGTCCAACAAGTATTGATGATGATATGGATTTCTGGTACAACCTTTTTGTTATAGCTGGGGGAATAGAGGAATTACTATAA